TTGTCAGATCTGCTCGGCGATTCGAAAACGGACCGAACACTGGACGAAACGGTGTCCTTCATTGCCCAAAAGGAACAGGGCAAAGCGACAAAATGTGCAGTAGGAGATTCCGCAGGCGCCATGAGTTCCACTCGGAAACAGCTCGGAGACTCTAAACAACAATCACCGTCATCAGGATCAAAATGTGGGGCATGTGGTGGAGCGTCTCACGGTTCCAGGAACGACCGGAAGACCCGTTCTCAACATTGTGAAGCATGGACATTCACTTGTGGCAAGTGTTCAGGAAAAGGCCACTTCACATCATCGTGCAGTAAATGTACAACTTGTGGAAGTTGGGGTCATCGCGATGCGTCGTTGAGAGCTTGTCCGCAATCACAAACAATTCGCAAGAACTCCAAAAGTCGTGCATCAGGAACATCTTCGCAGGATGTCAACACGGACAAAGCCACTTATGTCTACGATCAACTGTGTAGAACTACCGAGGACAGTGAATCAAACACAAACACTTGCTCGCAAGACGCTCCTAAACGTGGTCATGAGACTCAACGTCAGGCCCCGAGGCTTGACCATCATGTGTTCGACGGACAATGGATTTCCCGTCCATCCAAACCACATCCAATGATATCGGTTCAGATGACACCCTCACCGGACGATCACGCGGCTTTTGGACATCCCATGAAAGACAAATCTGACCTTAAAACAGTGACAATGTCGATGGTGGCTGACACAGGGTGTCAGAGTTCTATTATACCCCTCAAATCTGCCAACACGATGGGGGTACGGAAACGTGACCTGCTTCCAGTTAAGTTAATCATGCGAGGAGCCATAAAAGAAGATTTTGGCGTGATAGGAGCAGTCGCAGTTGACATTTCTACAAGAGACACTGACGGATCTGAACAATCGACCCGTCTTTTCTGCTATGTATCTGACACCATGGAAAAAGCTTTCCTGTGCAGAGAGGCATTGGTCTCCCTTGGGGCCATTCCTGAAGAGTTCCCGAAGACTGCACAGTCACGAGATGCAACTGCTTCAGCGGCTGACACAGCGGAAGAAATGTGTTCGTGCCCCAGACGTCGTAGTGAACCTCCTCCACTTCCCACTTCGCTACCACCAGGGATCCAGGCAACAGAGGATAATGTCGAGAGCCTTAAAGAATGGCTTCTTGAATACTACGGGTCTACAACCTTCAACGTATGCGAGCACCAGCCACTACCTCTGATGAAGGGTGAGCCATTACAACTCCATGTCGACCCTGATGCAACGCCAGTCGCGACCCATAAACCAGCCATCATTCTGATTCACTGGCAGGATAAAGTGTATGCCGATCTACAACGTGACGTCCGCATTGGTGTATTGGAACGTGTCAGCGCCAACACACCTACAACATGGTGTTCTAGGATGGTCGTCACTGGTAAGGCCGACGGAACCCCACGACGTACCGTAGACTTACAGCCTCAGAATCGACACTCCGTCCGCCAAACCCATCATGTACCCAGCCCATTTCACCTGGCAGACCGCATTCCACAAGGTACCAAGAAAACAGTTACAGATGCCTGGAATGGGTACCACTCGGTGCCCATCCGAGAGGAAGACAGACACTTCACGACCTTCATCACACCATGGGGACGCTATAGATACAAAGTGGCTCCGCAAGGATTTCTCGCGAGTGGTGATGCGTATAACCAATGCTTCGATGCCATAATCTCAGACTTCCCGAATAAGGTCAAATGCGTCGATGACACGTGCATGTGGGAAGACTCCATTGAAGCGGCATTCTTTCAGGCGTGCGAATGGCTCGACTTATGTGCTCGCAACGGCATCACACTCAATCCCAAGAAACTCCAGTTCGCCCAGGATACCGTTGACTTTGCGGGATTGACGGTCACACCAACGAACATTCGACCAAGTGCCAAGTTCTTAGACTCCATCAGGAACTTCCCTACACCGACAGACATCACAGGCGCCAGAGCTTGGTTCGGACTCATAAACCAGGGTGCATATGCCTTCGCTATGACAAAACAGATGAACCATTCCGAGATTTATTGAAACCGTCAACAAAGTTTGTCTGGACAGATGAGCTGGATCAACTGTTCCGTCGGTCAAAAGAAGTCATCACTCAGGAAATGAAAGAAGGTGTGCGTCTGTTTGACCCTAACCGACCTACCTGCTTGGCCACCGACTGGTCTGTTGACGGGATAGGCTTCCTCCTGATGCAGAAGTACTGCTCGTGCACGAAAAGGACTCCCGCCTGCTGCCCCGACGGTTGGAAACTGTGTCTAGTTGGCAGCAGATTCACACACCCTGCAGAAAGCCGCTACGCCCCAATTGAAGGTGAAGCATTGGCTGTTGTTTACGCACTACACCAGACTCGGTACTATGTCCTGGGATGCAAAGACCTCCTCGTAGCAACCGATCACAAGCCGCTCCTCCAAATACTGAATGATCGATCACTCGCGGATATCTCTAACAGACGCCTCCTCAACCTCAAGGAAAAAACGCTCGGGTACAGGTTCACAGTGGTGCATGTCTCTGGAAAGAAGAATCAAGGTCCCAATGCCGCCTCTAGACACCCTGTTTGCAAAGCGGATCAGTTTCACCTGCCTGGTGAACCAGAAGATCTGGATTTGGAGATCGAGCCATTTGTTCCTCTACACGACACTCTCCATAGCCTTTGTCAACAAAGTGAGGATGTAGATCTGGCTGATGACTCGCTCACCGTTGCTGCCGCCACTACTGCTTTGTCCTCCGCCGGTACAGTGGTCACGTGGGACATGGTTCGGGAGGCAACTGCCTCAGACACCACATTCGCCGACCTCATCCATTACGTAAAAACTGGGTTCCCCGACGAATGCAGAAAGATGCCGATGGCACTACGACCATACCATCGTTTCTCGTCTAGTCTGTGTGTTGTGGATGGTGTTATTCTTATGGGCCAGCGCGTGCTTATCCCGACGGTACTACGAAAACCTATACTCGAGGCTCTCCATGCAGCCCATCAGGGTGTTAGTGCTATGCGTGCGCGTGCAGTTGACTCTGTGTATTGGCCGGACATCACGATCGACATTGCCAAAGTTAGGGATCAATGTTCTCACTGCCATCAGATGGCCAAGTCCAACCCAATGCAACCGCCAGCTGAAATAACGCCCCCGGACTACCCATTTAAGAAAATCTGTAGTGATTACTTCACATACAATGGCAAGGACTTGTGATTGTTGACAGTTACTCTAATTGGCTGATGGTGTTTAGATCGGAGTCCGGTGCAGATGGTCTGGTTAAGCGGCTGCTGCGTGAGACATTTGTAACATTTGGCATCCCCGAGGAATTAACGTCTGATGGTGGTCCACAGTTCACTGCAGGAAAAACTCAGGTGTTTCTTAAAGACTGGGGTGTCCGACACAGGATTTCTTCGGTGGCGAATCCTCATGCCAATTGCAGGGCTGAACTGGCTGTTAAGACGATCAAACGGATGCTCATGGACAATATCAACGCATCCGGATCCCTTGACGTGGACAAGTTTCAGAGGGCTCTGTTGATTTACAGGAACTCCATTGACCCCGAAACGAAGGCATCTCCAGCGTTGATATTGTTTGGTTGACCCATTCGTGATGCCATCCCAATACCGATGGGTCGATACTCTCCCCATGAGACCTGGACGGAATTAATGTCCCATCGGGAGAAGGCTCTCGTGCGCCGCCACACCAGAGAACACGAACGGTGGAAAGAGCATACTCACCAGCTTCCACCCCTCAAAGTCGGAGACAACGTGTACCTACAAAATCTTGTTGGGAACCACCCTCGCCGATGGGAGCGAACAGGAGTTGTTGTAGAAGTACGTCAGTTTCAGCAATACGTGGTTCGAGTGGATGGCACCGGTAGAGTGACATTACGAAATCGTCAGCATCTCCGCAAGTTCACTCCCTTCAACACCACCTCGCCTTATGCCGCAGTTTCGCCACCCATATCAGACGTACGACCATCTAAGGTGATGTTGCCTGCCGATGAAATTCCGTCTGCAGCTGCAGCCCCACGACGACAAGGTGACCAATCGCTGCCTCCACGGACGACACAGGCCACGGCTCCTGTATCACCACCGGCCCCACTCCCCCAACTGTCACCACATGTGCGCGGGACACCGGCTCCTATGAGTAGCATGACAACACCGTCACAGGGGGCCACTCTCCCACCAACACCACGTCGGTTAAACTTTAATACAACAGGTGACCATGACAACATCCCTCAGCAAATTGAGCCAGTTGTAACGCGAGTACCACGAGCTCTCTCTCGACTTCAGCCACACAACAAGCCAGGTATAAAGGAACTGGAACCACACGGACCTCGTCATAGTGCAGGAGTTGTACCAAATGATTTATCGTCGTGATATTAACTCTCATACATGTGCATGTGGACTTCAGGACAAGATtattatttcagttttatatGTCCCATAAAAACTTGCCCTTGGGGGAGGAGATAACTAACCATTATCTTTGTGTGTTCAGGTAGCCGTCATCCTTTTCCATATTCCTTCAGTATCATCcatgtattgaatttttcaGCTGGGGGGAGGGATGTACTTTTTGTAATCTGCAACTTGtttaaatcattgttttataattatgttgtttCATAAGTTGATTTATGTTGtaattaatatgttattttctgaatacctgtaaaatatacatgcatgttcACTGTATATGTCATGATGGAAAAGTATTTCATCCTTTGAGTAAAGAACAGACTTTATAAGAAGGAAAGTGTTGAATTATCATTTACCTGTAACATTGTTGAAGCAGGGCAATGCAGAGCAATTCCATAGACACTGCGCTGTGTCGCCTTTCTACTTGATCAACTTATAAGCTACATGTAGGATTGTATTCCATTCGGCAAAGATGCTCCAAACACCATCTTGTCTTATGCTACAATGTTATGCTAGATACCACACATCAACGGATGGCATGAGTATCTTCCAACaattgtaatgtttttttaGTCAAAtgacacaacatacatgcacaTGTAATGTTGAAAAAGTGCCTCGTCGTGTTATACCTAAACATTGAGTAGAGATAGTAGAATCAGAGGAGTAAAGACAACCAAAACCCACCAAGGTTTTCATGAATCAACTATGGACTAGAGACTGTTACAGAATCAACATTGCTGTGCAAAACTATATATTATGCCCTGAACACTTTTGCACAAGCCCTGATTGATACTCTCAACCATAAAAAGATATATCATGTTTCAAATTAAGCCGGAGTTAAACACAATCATTAATTAGATGATCAACTCCTTAAAAAAGAGGTCTAAAGATGTCTAAACTTGGGGTAAAAAAACAAGCTGTAGACCCATTTCACACACATGCCGGCCCCTCAAACAGCCTAGTCGTTGGCTTCTTCTGCTTAGCCGTACCTGAAGCAAAGAAGAACTCTAAGCCTAGATGCACCCTTAAGTCTTGTTTATCGGTTTATGTTAGATTGCATgcaataattacatgtacaatttttgTATAACTTGGGAGCAGGAGAAGTCACTATTTTAACTAATTTATTTAAGGTATTTCAAACACTGATAAAtgtaagtttaaaaaaaatggcctaatacatgtacatttagaaatGCTGCCGTGTTTGTTTGTAAAGATGTTTAAAGGACTAAGAAATTAACCTTATAAGTTCTATTTTGAACTaaagattttatatttatatttcatttatttaattatatttaattttgttttgtagatTCCAATGAAGTTATGAAGATTTTGCTGTTTGACCTACTGTTAGTTGGAATATTTGTATTACAACACAGATTTATGGCGAGTTCTCTGTACAAAGACTTGATTGGGAGAAGGTTGGGGTTCCTGCAGAGAACAGTTTACACTATCATCTCTTGTATCACTCTTAAGGTAATTTGTTATTCACTCTTAAGGTAATTTGTGATACTCTTAAGGTAATTTGTAATACTCTTAAGGTAATTTGTAATATTCTAAAGGTAATTTGTAATATTCTTAAGGTAGTTTGTAATATTCTTAAGGTAGTTTGTAATACAGAGTAGAGTTAAAGTACATAGTACAAGTAGACAGGCTCATAATGCCTTTGTATTTTACTTTCTAACATCATCtagaatgtacatgtactcatgCAGTTGATGTACAGTATTTGTGATAAATcgaaataatttaaaaacagtTAGAAGTTTCTAAATATCAGTATCattttttgaatatttaccaTTGATAATGACCGAGAATATGTATGGTTTCGTTGAACAAagctttgatatatatatttatcccataactatgcatgtttcacaatggaaaacccatgtgataaattccataaaCACCTTCAGCGCCATTGATTGGTCAACTCCAAGATCTTTGGATTCCGATTGGCTTTCAACTTCTAGCAACTTTTCATagcacattttcttttaaatagcattgtatttattgttataacaggtacatgtagttgcttattcaaagtattaaacaatagaataatGGCTCTCTATTTAggaactatattttatggcgaaAATATATCACTACATATTGTATCGCGGGAAGTTTCCCTGAAGGAAGACGAGAATATGGTCACcatggtataaatatagagttaaagttatgggataaataagttccccaacgcaTGAcagttgtttatcatgtttatctaaactctcgtaagttcattttcaaaatttcgaaagacactcgctaaagctcatgtcttttcaaaatttgaaaattaaataacttgagtttgataaacatgataaacaaccatcacttgttggggaacctctatataTTGGTTTGGTGGAAGTCAATCTTAGTAGGCCCGATGCAGTGCATGAAGATAATTTGCCAAATCATCAATATCGGTAATATGGAAGATAGAGTCAGAACACAAACTTGTTCATTCTTTGATCATATTGATGGAggtaaaaatgtcaaaattcaagTCACTATTATCTACTTTTGATGCAAATATAGTGTTGTAGATAGTCAACCAGGAGAAAAGAATGTTTAATAGAGCCTTCTGCTATAGTGTCaatgtggattttttttataacttcaAGCATATTTCAcaacattttgatttattttctttttaataaagTCCCCCAACTTATGTTATGCTGCTTAATGTTTGTAAGCTATCATAAACTGCTCTTAATTTTGAGAATAAACTATATGAGAACAATAAAGACAATATGTGTAAATAAATCTTCAGTAAATTAACATACTCTTTATATTTACTTTGGACTTGACAATGTTTCAACTCATCTGATGATAATTGATTATAATATTCTATTTGCAGTTTCTGTTTGAAAGCTGGAAAACAGTTAGAGGATGGGACATATGGTTCTGGGACTTTCGTGATTCTCCAGTTACCTCTGGCTTCTTTTACTTGGTTCATACTGTTGCTTGGAGTATCTTATTCCTGGAACATGCTTTGATGGAGCCCTTCTACCTCATTGGGGTCAAACAGGTCAGTAAcatacaacaaaaataattaaaacataattctataaatgtggataattgaaaataatattgtttttttaactcAACTATTCCTAGTAGATAAATGAGACAGTGTAATCTCAATACAAAATATCGTTTActattcatttaaatttactttaACATTATTCAGTTCTTTACATCATCCAATATCATTCATAATGTTCAATATGCAAAGGCAGAGATACACTAACTGGTATATAAATTTACTTTTACATGACTATACACTGATTAGAACcaatactgtgaaatcatttattttcgttgggctcaattttcgtggattctaaaattttacaattttgttggCACTTAAATTTGTGGAGAAGACCttacacattaccgttaaaaTACACAGTCGACACTGTCACCTGTATTGTTTGATCTCTCAAGCGGAACTAAGctctaccacacaacacagTTACAATCACAATCTAGAGTCGGTACTCAGCCAGTGTTTTTACAGATGTGTCCAACAAACAATTATCGTGTCACATTGATAGAGTCATGATTTACtcaatcaattatttgttggtacatgtagatgaagtctatgaaattctgaaaactatctttgtttgaacaatattttccaaCTTTGAACTTGCCATGCTTGTCCCCGAAATAGACCTTATGTAGTGAGGTAATAATCATCCTACAATGTATGAACGCAtaaacttacatgacattggtataggtatatatattttcgtggggatgtaaattcgttgattttggtcaaaaaacgaaatccacgaaaattaaacccccacgaaaattaatgatttcacagtagtCTTTAGCTACAAATATGGTAGTAGAAAATACAACGTATTCAAATTTCttgattttaatgttatatatacattgtatacattaaacatgttataataaacctctagggaccaacaaaattacttcattgtaagcatagtttgttataGACATATTGCGCAAACATCTTATAGGAACTTTGATGGGAAATGAACACTACTTGGTTATTACCATCAAATTGTTGTAAGCATGTTTGTtatcaaagttttattttatttcaatggaGATAGAAAACTTACACGGAGATATTAACATTGTATTGTTCATTACTCAATTCATTGATGgtgattttattgtatttccAGGTGTACTATAGACTGTGGGGCGAGATATCACCCTGGCAGTACATGTCTCGTCGGTTACAGAGTATCATCGCCCACATGCCCCATCCCGGAGTTGTGTGTTTCCTTATCGTACTTTGGGTGTACCCTCACATGTCCTTGGACCGCTGGCTCATATCCACCCTGCTGACCTGGTACACCTGTCTAGGACTAGGACAGGTGACAAAGAaagactacatgtacattgaggAACAGACCCAAGTTACAATGACCTCAACCTCAAGGCGTGTTGCTGCTTAGAAGATGAGAGAATGCTTGTATACAAAACATCTACTGTGATTCCATGGGCTGTTTTCAAAGCTTTTCAAAGCTGTGTATTATACTATAGATTTACTGTATTCTTCATTAGGCTTCTTAGGCATGTATTTAAGACTTCAAAAGTTAGAGCTCTAACTCATCTTTCTAAATTGATTAGTAAATTGTAAgccattttttttctctaattaATATATAGTCATGtgtaaattcattttattttaaatggaCTTTTATGTATATTGATAGCATAATGAACATAAATGTCTGAACATAGAAACAGATAAAACGTCAGTTAAGAATTTGATGCATGAAATTAAGgaggatttttaaaaaaaacctaccATAGTTCTCATCAAGAACTCATGAAATTactcaatatttttatattttattaaatatatgtgTTAAATGATATGTTCtcatataatttgatattaatcTGGCAATCTTCATTTGTGGTATGGTTGTAAATGAACTGTTAATTTCCTTCAAAGTTTCAACACTAAGTTACAAAGTGTTCAAAAAGCTcttattgatatttaaagtgTACCATTTACATAATATCAGACATTTACTTGCAATATTCTGTACCTCTTTAAACCTTTTACaatcttttatttgttttgttactattagatttttttcctaatttgtgatttgttttattatctttttagGACAAAGTTGGTGCTGTATCTGAACTCATATGTATGAACTTGTagtaataaaatacattaattttcttttaaataaatatatatctgttgttttaaatttttattgaCTATATTTATTAAACCACTACactgcaatatgcataactaatTTTTGGATGTTTTGCCTATAATGATGGATCGTAGTTGTAATCCTTTAAGTTTCCTGAAAGACTGTCTTGTTTGTGCTTGTACCATCTGAATCTACAACATTTTGCAAAAGTCAGCAAGTAGAACCTGATGGAgggttggttttagttactattaacctgatggagggttggttttagttactattaacctgatggagggttggttttagttactattaacctgatggagggttggttttagttactatCAACCTGATGGAggttttagttactattaacctga
The DNA window shown above is from Argopecten irradians isolate NY chromosome 8, Ai_NY, whole genome shotgun sequence and carries:
- the LOC138329044 gene encoding nurim-like, whose product is MMLKALFSIPFCIATCYAICILVFNTVIFFSTQKIHALHTVQDSNEVMKILLFDLLLVGIFVLQHRFMASSLYKDLIGRRLGFLQRTVYTIISCITLKFLFESWKTVRGWDIWFWDFRDSPVTSGFFYLVHTVAWSILFLEHALMEPFYLIGVKQVYYRLWGEISPWQYMSRRLQSIIAHMPHPGVVCFLIVLWVYPHMSLDRWLISTLLTWYTCLGLGQVTKKDYMYIEEQTQVTMTSTSRRVAA